From one Eisenibacter elegans DSM 3317 genomic stretch:
- a CDS encoding FKBP-type peptidyl-prolyl cis-trans isomerase: MKKYLLLCLVCGWIVMMNLPQVLAQRLAIDQGTISFQHRNTTNRRILVYNDYAKFHLQIHRSDDSVVYTTYPDRPATRILSRLSHPQSYEKGDRGVLHDFLLKLAVGDSATLEIPAAVYFNAIQKPVPHYLQPHEQLRFVVKVLDVTTRAKLDNLKREANRQQIKADEEQILAYLSKNREGVQYNKTYSGVRYAIYDKGNGRIPKASDIVSIAYTAHLLDGTFVASSELYGPLEFPVDQFFVPDGLSEGIKTLREGGRGSFIIPSTLAHGAKGIPGLVPPNAIMVFDVELLEILRENATIDKSRLLPDAVNIDPRNLGTETNLDKVIVEEVGKSRLVLDKEKMQKYEEDARKRKLDNPGGNRPKQK, translated from the coding sequence ATGAAAAAATACTTGCTCTTGTGTTTGGTCTGTGGATGGATTGTCATGATGAACTTGCCTCAAGTCTTGGCACAGCGCTTGGCCATAGACCAAGGAACCATCAGCTTCCAACACCGTAATACCACCAACCGGCGGATTTTGGTGTATAACGACTATGCCAAATTTCATTTGCAAATACACCGAAGCGATGATTCAGTAGTATATACTACCTATCCTGACCGCCCTGCTACCCGTATTTTATCACGGCTATCGCACCCACAAAGCTACGAAAAAGGTGATCGCGGGGTATTACACGACTTCCTGCTCAAGCTGGCCGTAGGCGATAGTGCAACCTTAGAGATACCCGCAGCAGTCTATTTCAACGCCATCCAAAAACCCGTACCACATTATCTACAGCCGCACGAGCAACTGCGGTTTGTCGTAAAAGTATTGGATGTAACAACCAGAGCCAAACTCGACAACCTAAAACGCGAGGCCAACCGCCAACAAATCAAAGCCGACGAAGAACAAATATTGGCATACCTGAGCAAAAACCGCGAAGGAGTACAATACAACAAAACCTACTCAGGGGTGCGTTATGCCATTTATGATAAGGGGAATGGCCGCATCCCCAAAGCCTCTGATATTGTCAGTATTGCCTATACAGCCCACCTCTTAGACGGTACTTTTGTGGCATCTTCAGAACTTTATGGGCCGCTAGAATTTCCCGTAGATCAGTTTTTTGTACCCGATGGCCTAAGCGAAGGAATCAAAACCTTGCGTGAGGGTGGGCGCGGTTCTTTTATCATCCCATCTACCCTAGCCCACGGCGCTAAGGGAATACCCGGCCTTGTGCCACCCAATGCTATCATGGTGTTTGATGTAGAGCTACTCGAAATTCTGCGCGAAAATGCCACCATCGACAAAAGCAGACTCTTGCCTGACGCAGTCAACATTGACCCCCGCAACCTTGGCACAGAGACCAACCTCGACAAAGTGATTGTTGAAGAAGTAGGCAAAAGCCGGCTGGTATTGGATAAGGAAAAAATGCAAAAGTATGAAGAAGATGCCCGAAAACGTAAGCTAGATAATCCAGGGGGTAACAGACCCAAACAAAAGTAG